A single window of Achromobacter xylosoxidans DNA harbors:
- a CDS encoding M48 family metallopeptidase, giving the protein MSLDRYPLRRMVAALSLATLAGCTGMNTTQSGAIGVNRTQYMSSMVPSQALEQEANQQYADIIKQAQAKNLLDRDAQQVARVRAISQRLIAQTGVFRPDASAWKWEVHVLTSDEVNAWCMPGGKIAVYTGLINKIKPTDDELAAVLGHEISHALREHARERVSQQMATNLGLQVLSIATGSSAASDLGGKLSDVMFTLPNSRTHETEADRMGVELAARAGFDPRAAVTLWQKMGAADNGSAPPEILSTHPSAASRITDLQGAAQQVLPLYEQSKGRAAR; this is encoded by the coding sequence ATGAGCCTAGACCGCTATCCGTTGCGCCGCATGGTGGCCGCGCTGTCCCTGGCGACCCTGGCGGGCTGCACGGGGATGAACACCACCCAGTCGGGCGCCATCGGCGTCAACCGCACCCAGTACATGTCGAGCATGGTGCCGTCGCAGGCGCTGGAGCAGGAAGCAAACCAGCAGTACGCCGACATCATCAAGCAGGCGCAGGCCAAGAACCTGCTCGATCGCGATGCGCAGCAGGTGGCGCGCGTGCGCGCCATCTCGCAGCGCCTGATCGCGCAGACCGGCGTGTTCCGCCCCGATGCGTCCGCCTGGAAATGGGAAGTGCACGTGCTGACCAGCGACGAGGTCAATGCCTGGTGCATGCCGGGCGGCAAGATCGCCGTCTATACCGGCCTGATCAACAAGATCAAACCTACCGATGATGAACTGGCGGCGGTGCTGGGGCACGAGATCTCCCATGCGCTGCGTGAACATGCGCGCGAGCGCGTGTCGCAGCAGATGGCCACCAACCTGGGCCTGCAAGTGCTGTCCATCGCCACCGGCTCGAGCGCCGCGTCGGACCTGGGCGGCAAGCTCAGCGACGTGATGTTCACGCTGCCCAACAGCCGCACGCATGAAACCGAGGCCGACCGCATGGGCGTCGAGCTGGCGGCGCGCGCCGGCTTCGATCCGCGCGCGGCGGTCACGTTATGGCAGAAGATGGGGGCCGCCGACAATGGCAGCGCGCCGCCCGAGATCCTGTCGACCCACCCGTCGGCGGCCTCGCGCATCACCGACCTGCAAGGGGCGGCCCAGCAGGTGCTGCCGCTGTACGAGCAATCGAAGGGGCGCGCGGCGCGCTAG